Sequence from the Calidithermus timidus DSM 17022 genome:
TGACTGGATCAAGCCGTTGTAGGCGATCGCCGTCAGTGTGATCAGCACGGCCAGGGCAACCAGAATTTCGATAAGGGTAAAGCCTCTAGCTCTGCGCATACCCTTCTCCTAGTTGATGCCGGGCAGAGGTGCTGCCGCCCCGCCCGCTACGGGAGCAGCCCCAACGGTTCGAGCCTCCACGCATGACTCCCCCTGCGCACCACGCCAGCACACCTGGATGCGATAAGCCCGCAGGTTGCTAAGGTTGAGGCCACCGCTCACCGCCCAAGTAGGCGTGCCTTCGTTATCAATCCTCGCCCGATAGAGGTTGGGGTTAGCGAAACGCCCTTCATGGGTCAAGTCAGGAAAACTGGTTCTGAGCGTTCCATAGTTCCACTCCCTATAAGTGGAAGTGCTGTCCGGCATTACTTCGCTGTCGGCCTCTACCAAACGCCGCCCGAGATAATTCAGCAATTGAGCTGCTTCGGTACGCCCTCCCGATTCGACGTTTTGGCGTATATTCCCCAAAATTAGGAGTGTAAAAGCCGACAAGGCTATACCCAGCACGGCTAGAGCGACTATGACTTCGATGAGCGTCAACCCCTGTCTATTCATCGCGACCTCGCTCACTGCACGTTGACTTCCCCAATCAGCGAGAACCTGAGGGCGTAAGAACGCCCGTTGAGCGTGACGTTGATGGGCTGGCTGAAGCCAGAAGGAAAGATAACCTTGCCAGGCGGGGTGAAGCTAAACCAGGTTCCGCTGGGAAGTTGCCCACTCAAGCTGCTAGTTAAATCCACAAAACGGATCACCTTGGGGGTGGATTCCTGAGTCTGCACTTGAAGGCGCTGGCCATTGCGAACCAGATCGAGGCGCTGACCACGGCTAGCTGCGGCGGTAGCCCCTTGCCAAACGATCTGCCGTATGGAGTTAAGGCTCGCTCTAGCCTGCTGGTTTGCAAGCATCCTGCGGCCCGATACCGCAGTAATCCCAAGCACTATCCCAATCAGAGCAACCACCAGCAAGAGCTCGATGAGGGTCAACCCTCGAGACCATCTCATGGCCCTAGCCTAGCTAGGTGGAGGTAGCACAAACTACCCCCTATCAGGGGATTGGATTTAGGTCGTTTTCGCTTGACCCCAAGTTTCAGGCGTCCAGGCGTTGACCACCTGCTTTTTACCCAACCCAGCCTTGGCCGCGAGGGCCAGGCCATAGGCGATGCTGGAAAGGCCCTCGAGGCCATGGGCATCGGTCCCCAGGGAGAAGCGCAGCCGGTCGCGCCACTTCAGGGCCAGGCGCCAGTCGAGGTCGCAGCGGTGATAGTTGCAGTTGATCTCGATGATCGCGCCCCGCTCGGCGGCGCGCTCGAGCACCCGCTCCCAGTCGGCCTCGGCCCCCCGGCGCCGCAACAGCAGCCGCCCGGTGGGGTGCCCGAGAATCTTGAGGTAGGGATTATCCAGCGCCCTTAGCAAGCGCCGGGTTTGTTCTTCTTTGGGCAGGTTGAGCCCCGAGTGTAGACTGCCGATCACCACGTCGAAGCCGGCTAGCATCTCGTCGGGGTAGTCGAGGGAGCCGTCGGGGAGGATGTCGGACTCGATGCCCTTGAGGATGCGGAAGGGGGCCAGCTCGGCGTTGAGCTTTTCGATCTCGGTCCACTGCGCCTTTACGCGCTGCGGCTCGAGGCCCCCCGCGTAGGAGGCCGATTGGGAGTGATCGGAGATAACCATATAGCTGTAGCCCTCGGCGATGGCGGCCTCGGCCATGGCCCGTAGGCTGGCGGTGCCGTCG
This genomic interval carries:
- a CDS encoding type IV pilus modification PilV family protein → MNRQGLTLIEVIVALAVLGIALSAFTLLILGNIRQNVESGGRTEAAQLLNYLGRRLVEADSEVMPDSTSTYREWNYGTLRTSFPDLTHEGRFANPNLYRARIDNEGTPTWAVSGGLNLSNLRAYRIQVCWRGAQGESCVEARTVGAAPVAGGAAAPLPGIN
- a CDS encoding prepilin-type N-terminal cleavage/methylation domain-containing protein — its product is MRWSRGLTLIELLLVVALIGIVLGITAVSGRRMLANQQARASLNSIRQIVWQGATAAASRGQRLDLVRNGQRLQVQTQESTPKVIRFVDLTSSLSGQLPSGTWFSFTPPGKVIFPSGFSQPINVTLNGRSYALRFSLIGEVNVQ